The proteins below come from a single Bombus pyrosoma isolate SC7728 linkage group LG10, ASM1482585v1, whole genome shotgun sequence genomic window:
- the LOC122571571 gene encoding solute carrier organic anion transporter family member 1A5: MTIHLQEVMRSEVEGGLAGPANPIPSQSIDCGCGLLPCPKLAKFATRRLFVGLLSWVGLIQAAAYAYLFIAGPTIGRRFQFDPYVMEWVLIISDLTPFLLGVVVAYWGDRIHRAAWIGGIVLLQSISYFIMIIPHLTHQTKVIEETENMTHMSIYADDSRDLCFDASSRIVAKESEPCYFTFSMIFVVQIISGIANIAYFALGISYLDDNTKKKHIAAFIGVLIAAKIFGILLGSILAWICLRVDAMTLSLIKSYREQIGAWWLGLPILTILLIIPGLLLSWFPQMLPSEVVEKAAASLLHSSNNQNRTSRRLVSRKVGNSNFWPSVGRLFINKTLIFQVVSCSLYVMAIVHFISFENLIAQSRFHVPKPSGMLLGFEDPASSRLILNILKPILVALIVIVSGLVISKAKPGAKCIIGYSIIVVLLASVIIFSLSASTCEKKPIVGTTRNGSLVLLKYCNRNCGCSYDADFRPVCDSKGTFVFYSPCHAGCTSSKLINGVTIYSGCSCIEEEIGMGVEVIDGPCTSTSCQNNWILFESGSLLTCILIASTFVGDILIILRSVNAQDKAISIGFWMSCLAILANIPGKILYDVIANLTCRHWGTQTSVCHLHDGLKLGNYLCYMTGSLLALSVILKTLVWFFCRDLELYIQKDEEPAAATELRKLMRNPDVASSQQEEETKPDHDNDMPVRVDIADEELKISTRSLNESLSKKNEEEEEEKSEETTLKYGPIGPGDRRTDSKSSLNQTTQNRRSMIRNLKSEDELSSSDEESKKKSSPRIAYTPLNLDSDVESDLSSVEPRSRKRIMGKDYDTVYTSDRSSSAKSSLFRREFPNPDNYVDPKQAKHIDGSSETSSFKFSRKRQDAEVQKKGDFNEVGIPIVDVPVSRASAKGVKSLIDRYELNAEQQTEEGEESFRSSENGTHLESKIGIPLVAMAPKRPLSRSQYSSGFGSLTDSKIPENRSESRESVSTKASSKGSLGTLRTDL; this comes from the exons ATGACTATACATCTTCAAGAAGTGATGCGATCAGAAGTGGAGGGTGGCCTTGCTGGTCCAGCTAATCCGATACCGAGTCAGTCGATAGATTGCGGTTGTGGATTACTACCATGTCCGAAATTAGCAAAATTTGCAACTCGCCGACTTTTCGTTGGCTTACTCTCATGGGTTGGTTTGATTCAAGCCGCTGCTTACGCGTATCTTTTCATAGCAGGACCTACGATCGGAAGAAGATTTCAATTTGATCCTTATGTAATGG AATGGGTACTTATAATATCTGATTTAACGCCTTTCCTTCTTGGGGTAGTCGTTGCATATTGGGGTGATAGAATTCATAGAGCTGCATGGATTGGCGGTATAGTTCTTTTGCAAAgcatttcgtattttattatgataattcCTCATCTGACGCATCAGACCAAAGTTATCGAAGAAACCGAAAACATGACACATATGTCGATATACGCAG ATGATAGTCGAGATCTGTGTTTCGACGCTTCTTCTAGGATTGTTGCAAAAGAGAGTGAGccctgttatttcacattttcaatGATCTTTGTTGTACAAATTATATCTGGTATTGCGAACATTGCGTACTTTGCGTTGGGTATATCCTATTTAGACgataatacaaagaaaaaacacATAGCTGCTTTCATTGGTGTTCTCATTGCTGCGAAGATTTTCGGTATTCTTCTAGGATCTATCTTGGCGTGGATTTGTCTCAG AGTCGACGCAATGACTTTGAGCTTGATAAAGTCCTACAGAGAACAAATCGGCGCATGGTGGTTAGGGTTACCAATTCTAACGATACTACTCATAATTCCTGGTTTGCTTCTCTCATGGTTCCCTCAAATGTTACCATCTGAG GTTGTCGAAAAAGCTGCTGCCTCGTTGCTACATAGTTCCAACAATCAAAACCGAACATCTCGCAGATTGGTTAGCCGAAAAGTTGGTAATTCCAATTTCTGGCCATCGGTCGGTAGACTGttcattaataaaactttgatTTTCCAAGTCGTTTCTTGTAGTCTTTACGTTATGGCGATTGTGCATTTTATTAGTTTTGAAAATCTCATTGCGCAATCAAGATTTCACGTACCGAAGCCAAGTGGGATGTTACTCGGCTTCGAGGATCCAGCTTCGTCAAGATTAATATTAA ATATCTTGAAACCTATTCTAGTCGCCTTGATCGTAATCGTTTCTGGCCTAGTTATTTCGAAGGCGAAACCTGGTGCTAAGTGTATCATTGGTTATAGTATCATCGTCGTACTTTTAGCatctgtaattattttctcattgtCTGCCTCAACTTGTGAGAAAAAGCCTATTGTTGGTACCACTAGAAACGGATC tCTCGTCCTGTTGAAGTATTGTAACAGAAATTGTGGCTGTTCGTATGACGCTGATTTTCGTCCAGTCTGCGATAGCAAAGGCACCTTCGTCTTTTATAGTCCTTGTCACGCTGGATGCACTTCTTCCAAACTTATAAATGGCGTAACAATTTACAGTGGTTGCAGCTGCATAGAAGAAGAGATAGGAATGGGGGTGGAAGTGATCGATGGACCTTGCACTTCTACTAGTTGTCAAAATAATTGGATACTTTTCGAG TCCGGAAGTCTGTTGACGTGCATATTAATTGCATCAACTTTCGTGGGAGATATATTGATAATCTTGAGATCAGTCAACGCGCAGGACAAGGCTATCAGCATAGGCTTCTGGATGTCGTGCTTGGCTATACTTGCAAATATTCCCGGAAAAATTCTTTACGATGTGATTGCAAATTTAACGTGCCGACATTGGGGAACTCAAACATCTGTGTGCCATCTCCATGATGGCTTGAAGCTTGGCAACTATCTGTGCTACATGACAGGTTCACTATTAGCTCTGTCTGTCATATTGAAAACCCTAGTGTGGTTCTTCTGCAGAGACTTAGAGCTTTATATTCAGAAAGACGAAGAACCAGCAGCAGCGACTGAATTGAGAAAATTGATGCGCAATCCTGACGTTGCGTCTAGTCAACAAGAGGAAGAGACTAAACCTGACCATGATA ATGACATGCCAGTTCGAGTAGATATCGCGGACGAGGAATTGAAGATATCAACGAGGTCCCTAAATGAAAGTCTGTCGAAGAAGAatgaggaagaagaggaagaaaagagtgAGGAAACAACGCTGAAGTATGGTCCCATCGGTCCTGGAGATCGTCGAACGGACTCAAAATCGTCGCTGAATCAAACGACGCAAAATCGAAGGTCGATGATTCGAAACTTAAAGTCGGAGGACGAATTAAGTTCTAGCgacgaagaaagtaaaaaaaaatcgagTCCAAGGATAGCATACACGCCGTTGAATCTCGATTCCGATGTAGAAAGTGATTTAAGCAGCGTGGAGCCAAGATCGCGGAAACGTATTATGGGGAAGGACTACGATACTGTTTATACCAGCGATCGCAGCTCTTCCGCGAAAAGCTCGCTCTTTAGACGTGAATTTCCTAATCCGGATAACTACGTAGATCCGAAACAAGCGAAACACATAGATGGTTCTTCGGAAACCAgcagtttcaaattttcgagAAAGAGGCAAGACGCTGAAGTACAGAAGAAAGGAGATTTCAATGAAGTTGGTATACCAATAGTAGATGTTCCTGTTTCGCGTGCTTCCGCGAAAGGTGTAAAATCACTGATTGATCGATACGAACTAAACGCTGAACAGCAAACCGAAGAAGGCGAAGAGTCCTTCAGATCAAGCGAAAACGGAACTCACTTGGAAAGTAAAATAGGGATCCCGCTAGTAGCTATGGCACCGAAAAGACCTCTCTCGAGAAGTCAATATTCATCGGGGTTCGGCAGTTTAACGGATAGTAAGATTCCTGAAAATCGATCCGAATCCCGCGAAAGCGTTAGCACGAAAGCATCTAGTAAGGGCAGTCTAGGGACACTGCGCACTGATCTCTGA
- the LOC122571572 gene encoding solute carrier organic anion transporter family member 74D, which translates to MKNNTSNHEKNGPESLKLLRVPSTPPTTPTTPTTPSSRGLEDIFRDLPITDETSCGIWCIRSPTLQRFANKKAYVFLYGVLGCIFSASYAYFNGTITTIEKRFKIPSKTTGLISVGNDISQLFVSVVLSYYAGRGHRPRWIAFGIYTVVLFCCLTMLPHFLYGPGEDALLLTKEYGAKPQAENSSHIPDKYRKFLCFGKESRENECDDDDGNFAPQVLLFIAQLVSGVGGSLYYTLGVSYMDDNIQKSKTPALISFSYFLRMLGPAIGYGLASFALKFYISPTLTPTITTQDPRWLGAWWLGWIILAFLLFVFASIIALFPKTLPRAAARKALALERNKSASNIKEDEEPELPASISDMLRTFKRLLTNTTLMCNNLATVFYFMGYMPYWIFMPKYIETQYKQSASVSSLITGTVGLVFSAFGILLSGLIISKYKPKARYLAAWNVMVGAISVVGMISYAFLGCSANDNQITVQPDGALKTLLPCNEQCHCDYVTYNPVCSEHGKTFISACHAGCRNMKMQANGSKMYTECSCIKPKFARLPFLFANNNFTYTTEDPLETPEPDGSAPLGTAVPGACPVDCMHKFYVFLAVVCLLKFSGATGRASNFLVSVRCVDEKDKTVAMGFGLMIMSLFAFIPSPILFGFILDKTCLVWGKTCSGTGNCWLYNGETLRYLLNFTAATFVTIGTLFDVGVWYFVKDVKIFDEEIELKDIAEESGETL; encoded by the exons ATGAAAAATAACACGAGCAACCACGAGAAGAACGGGCCGGAGAGCCTGAAGTTGTTGAGGGTACCGTCCACGCCGCCGACTACCCCAACGACGCCTACCACGCCGAGTTCGAGAGGTCTCGAAGACATTTTCAGAGATTTACCCATCACCGACGAAACCTCCTGCGGGATCTGGTGTATACGGAGCCCGACCCTGCAGAGATTCGCTAATAAAAAGGCTTATGTGTTTCTGTACGGTGTGCTTGGATGTATATTCTCGGCGAGTTACGCGTATTTCAACGGTACCATTACTACCATCGAGAAAAGATTCAAGATACCTTCGAAAACGACAG gtCTTATCTCTGTGGGTAACGATATCTCGCAACTGTTTGTATCCGTGGTCCTGTCTTATTACGCAGGAAGGGGTCACAGGCCTCGATGGATCGCATTCGGGATTTATACT GTAGTTCTCTTTTGCTGTTTAACGATGCTGCCGCATTTCTTATATGGTCCCGGAGAAGACGCTCTTCTGCTCACGAAAGAATACGGAGCGAAACCGCAAGCTGAAAACTCGAGTCATATACCTGATAAATACCGGAAGTTTTTATGTTTCGGGAAGGAGAGTCGAGAGAATGAATGCGACGATGACGATGGAAATTTCGCGCCTCAAGTGTTGCTGTTTATAGCACAGCTAGTATCAGGAGTTGGTGGTTCACTTTATTATACTTTAGGAGTATCCTACATGGACGATAATATACAAAAGTCAAAGACGCCAGCTCTAATCAGCTTTTCCTACTTCTTGAGAATGTTGGGGCCGGCCATTGGTTATGGTCTAGCTTCGTTTGCCCTCAAATTCTACATCAGCCCTACATTGACGCCTACGATTACAACACAGGATCCAAG GTGGCTAGGTGCCTGGTGGCTGGGTTGGATTATCCTAGCGTTCCTTCTTTTCGTCTTCGCAAGCATTATCGCGCTTTTCCCCAAAACGCTGCCCAGAGCTGCAGCCCGTAAAGCATTAGCGTTGGAACGAAACAAATCGGCAAGCAATATAAAAGAAGACGAGGAACCAGAGTTACCCGCCTCTATCTCGGACATGTTGAGGACGTTCAAGCGGCTGCTAACGAACACTACCTTAATGTGTAACAACCTAGCAACTGTCTTCTACTTTATGGGATACATGCCTTACTGGATTTTTATGCcgaaatatattgaaacacAGTACAAACAATCCGCTTCCGTTTCCTCGTTAATTACTGGAACAGTCGGTTTGGTCTTCAGTGCTTTTGGAATTCTTTTGTCCGGTTTAATCATCTCCAAGTATAAACCCAAGGCCAGATATTTGGCCGCGTGGAACGTGATGGTTGGCGCTATATCGGTCGTAGGGATGATCTCTTACGCGTTCCTTGGCTGTTCCGCCAACGACAATCAAATTACAGTTCAACCGGATGGCGCCCTGAAGACTCTACTACCGTGTAACGAACAATGTCATTGCGATTACGTTACTTACAATCCTGTTTGCTCGGAACATGGGAAAACCTTTATTTCAGCTTGTCACGCTGGATGTCGCAATATGAAG ATGCAGGCTAATGGTAGTAAGATGTACACGGAGTGTAGCTGTATCAAACCAAAATTCGCACGTTTGCCATTTTTGTTtgcaaacaataattttacgtaTACAACAGAGGATCCGCTTGAGACTCCAGAACCTGATGGGTCAGCTCCTTTAGGCACCGCGGTACCGGGAGCCTGTCCCGTGGATTGTATGCATAAATTTTACGTCTTTCTGGCTGTGGTTTGTCTGCTCAAGTTCAGTGGCGCGACTGGAAGGGCGTCGAACTTCTTAGTTTCCGTTAGGTGCGTCGATGAGAAGGATAAAACAGTGGCTATGGGCTTTGGATTAATGATTATGAGCTTATTTGCGTTCATACCTTCTCCCATCTTGTTTGGATTTATTTTAG ATAAAACGTGTCTTGTTTGGGGAAAAACATGTTCGGGTACAGGAAATTGTTGGCTCTATAACGGGGAAACGTTGAGATATCTACTGAACTTTACAGCAGCCA cGTTCGTAACGATTGGTACGTTATTTGACGTGGGTGTCTGGTATTTCGTGAAAGACGTAAAAATCTTCGACGAGGAGATCGAGCTGAAAGACATAGCCGAAGAATCGGGAGAGACACTTTGA
- the LOC122571573 gene encoding solute carrier organic anion transporter family member 74D, with protein MSKGCGVCGIYPRWLRDRATPKNFIAVYGLLGTVQAMAFIYIVVTLTTLEKRFKIPSRTTGLILSGNEISQILSLILTYYGGSGHRPRWIAVGVGLSAFSCLVLALPHFLYGPGRDALALTKEYLDQTLLNATTVPQDLAICPRVIKPDHCDEETLLDVSILPRLLVFLSQFILGIGTTLYYGLGQTYLDDNTKKKNTPMLLGFTFALRTVGPAIGFLLGYGCLSLYIDPSLHPVITKKDPRWLGAWWLGWIILGATMGMFAILIAMFPRNLPTETNTTIDTAKKDGSIPLKLHLTVQEQYMKPMEPRKSVESEYIPTMREFPKAMKRLLTNWLLTFNNLSGVFYVLGASAYITFLAKYLEVQYSTSAAGGTVIAGPISLVGMVLGFLLSGLIISKFKPGPRPLLAWNVFVGICFVAGQILFIFLGCSDTGIQGLNLETMQMNLTFSCNTDCNCDGVKYSPVCHVSSKTTFFSACHAGCRTIINDKEFGNCSCLPLLSTPDLESHFGYTTDYNLRNQSIYVNDPHTMNFDKVRAGPCTNDCSRPYLLFTVLTCVIQTLACSGKIGNVLVNYRSVEKKDKSFAQGITLMIISMFALIPGPIIYGAIIDSTCLIWEESCGTKGNCWFHHGRNFRYLVNITSAGFSIIGVFFDAAVCYLGKNLDLYGAQESDRHCEFIREDEASQTADGEKKKEMNGNVN; from the exons ATGAGCAAAGGTTGTGGAGTTTGTGGGATTTATCCCCGATGGCTACGAGATCGTGCTACCccaaaaaatttcatcgcCGTGTACGGGCTCCTCGGTACTGTACAGGCGATggcttttatttatatcgtcgtCACTCTCACAACCTTGGAAAAGAGATTTAAGATACCTAGTCGGACAACTG GATTAATCCTTTCTGGCAATGAGATCTCTCAAATTTTATCTCTGATATTAACCTACTACGGAGGTTCTGGTCACCGTCCAAGATGGATCGCGGTTGGTGTCGGTCTTAGTGCCTTCTCGTGCCTAGTCCTCGCTCTTCCACACTTCTTGTACGGACCAGGACGAGATGCTTTGGCATTAACGAAGGAATACCTTGACCAAACTCTGCTGAACGCAACCACAGTACCCCAAGATCTAGCAATTTGTCCACGCGTCATCAAACCAGACCATTGCGACGAGGAAACGCTCTTGGATGTCAGCATTCTTCCACGACTCTTAGTCTTCCTCTCTCAGTTTATCCTTGGAATCGGTACCACCCTCTATTACGGTCTTGGTCAGACGTACCTAGATGACAATACCAAAAAGAAGAATACTCCGATGCTTCtag GTTTTACCTTTGCTTTGAGAACTGTTGGGCCAGCAATAGGATTCCTACTGGGTTATGGTTGTCTCAGTTTGTACATAGATCCCAGTTTACATCCTGTGATTACGAAAAAGGATCCACGCTGGTTAGGTGCATGGTGGCTCGGTTGGATTATTCTAGGCGCCACTATGGGCATGTTCGCTATTCTAATAGCAATGTTTCCACGAAATTTACCGACAGAAACAAATACTACAATCGACACTGCCAAGAAG GATGGTAGTATTCCATTGAAATTGCACCTAACTGTGCAAGAGCAATACATGAAGCCGATGGAACCAAGAAAGTCTGTAGAAAGTGAATATATTCCAACTATGCGTGAATTTCCGAAAGCGATGAAGAGGTTGCTAACAAATTGGCTGTTAACTTTCAATAATCTAAGCGGAGTGTTTTACGTGTTAGGTGCTTCGGCATACATAACATTTTTGGCGAAATATCTTGAGGTTCAATACAGCACATCTGCTGCTGGTGGTACTGTGATTGCAG gtCCGATATCGCTTGTTGGTATGGTACTAGGATTTCTGCTTTCTGGATTGATCATTAGCAAATTTAAACCTGGTCCTAGACCATTGTTAGCGTGGAATGTGTTTGTCGGTATTTGTTTCGTCGCTGGTCAGATACTCTTTATATTTCTTGGTTGTTCCGATACCGGCATTCAGGGTCTCAACTTAGAGACTATGCA GATGAACCTAACATTTAGTTGCAACACCGACTGTAACTGCGATGGCGTTAAATATTCTCCAGTTTGTCATGTATCATCAAAGACGACCTTTTTCTCTGCTTGCCATGCTGGTTGTCGAACAATAATTAACGACAAGGAATTTGGAAACTGCAGTTGTCTTCCTTTACTGAGCACTCCAGATCTCGAAAGTCATTTCGGATACACTACCGATTACAATTTGAGGAATCAATCGATCTACGTGAACGATCCACATACGATGAATTTTGACAAAGTCAGAGCTGGACCATGCACGAATGACTGCAGCCGCCCTTATCTTTTGTTCACGGTGCTCACTTGTGTCATACAAACGTTAGCGTGTTCCGGAAAAATCGGCAACGTGTTGGTCAATTATCGCAGCGTCGAGAAGAAGGATAAAAGCTTCGCGCAGGGTATTACGCTGATGATCATTTCCATGTTTGCATTGATACCGGGCCCGATTATTTACGGGGCCATTATTGACTCGACTTGCTTGATTTGGGAGGAGTCTTGCGGAACCAAAGGAAACTGCTGGTTCCACCATGGAAGAAACTTCCGGTATTTAGTTAATATAACGTCAGCTG gaTTCTCCATAATAGGAGTGTTTTTCGATGCAGCGGTTTGTTATCTCGGGAAGAATTTGGATCTTTACGGCGCCCAAGAAAGCGACAGACACTGCGAATTTATTCGAGAGGACGAGGCGTCACAAACTGCCGACGgtgagaagaagaaggaaatgaaCGGAAATGTAAACTAA